Proteins encoded in a region of the Streptomyces sp. NBC_00513 genome:
- a CDS encoding YkvA family protein — protein sequence MDGKVWLTIAVIVAVGLAALAAVLLVRVFKARKLLVDAGIPLRDKALFWVAVAYTISPVDLIPDPVYLDDIGVLLLALRSLQAAATAARGAGKAPDRALP from the coding sequence ATGGACGGAAAAGTCTGGCTCACCATCGCCGTGATCGTCGCCGTCGGGCTGGCGGCCCTGGCCGCCGTACTGCTCGTGCGGGTGTTCAAGGCGCGGAAGCTGCTGGTCGACGCGGGGATCCCGCTGCGCGACAAGGCCCTGTTCTGGGTGGCCGTGGCCTACACGATCTCGCCCGTGGACCTGATCCCGGACCCCGTGTACCTCGACGACATCGGGGTGCTCCTGCTGGCCCTGCGCTCCCTGCAGGCGGCGGCGACCGCGGCCCGCGGCGCCGGCAAGGCGCCGGACCGCGCCCTGCCCTGA